A part of Mycolicibacterium sp. TUM20985 genomic DNA contains:
- a CDS encoding Rv0361 family membrane protein codes for MSNPSGPDQNDEPAKGEVADASAPETEVIDPAALAGAADAEAPERRFTAPSGMDAGRTQIIQTPSEPATEIFAVSQGPVAPQVIPGRSDAPKPPGRRRSWGWVIALVLVIAALAAVAILGTLLLSRDDAPAVSQEDLVRTTIQNFDTAIQRGDLSTLRTITCGETADGYIRYDDKQWSDIHSRVAAARQYPIIASIDQVIVNDGHAEANVTTFMAFDPSTRSSRSFDLEFRDEQWKICQAPQ; via the coding sequence ATGTCGAACCCATCGGGGCCGGACCAGAACGACGAGCCGGCCAAGGGCGAGGTCGCCGATGCGTCCGCACCCGAGACCGAGGTAATCGATCCCGCCGCGCTGGCCGGGGCCGCGGACGCCGAGGCACCCGAACGCAGGTTCACCGCCCCGTCGGGGATGGACGCGGGCCGGACCCAGATCATCCAGACACCGTCGGAACCGGCCACGGAGATCTTTGCGGTGTCACAGGGACCCGTTGCACCGCAAGTGATTCCGGGCCGGTCCGACGCGCCCAAGCCGCCGGGGCGGCGACGCAGCTGGGGCTGGGTGATCGCGTTGGTACTCGTCATCGCGGCCTTGGCGGCGGTCGCCATCCTGGGCACCCTGCTGCTGAGCCGTGACGATGCGCCCGCCGTGTCGCAGGAGGACCTGGTGCGCACGACGATCCAGAACTTCGATACGGCGATCCAGAGGGGTGACCTGTCCACGCTGCGCACCATCACCTGCGGTGAGACGGCCGACGGGTACATCCGCTACGACGACAAGCAGTGGAGTGACATCCACTCCCGCGTCGCCGCGGCCAGGCAGTACCCGATCATCGCGAGCATCGATCAGGTAATCGTGAACGACGGCCACGCCGAGGCCAACGTCACGACGTTCATGGCCTTCGACCCGTCGACCCGCTCGTCGCGGAGCTTCGATCTGGAGTTCCGCGACGAGCAGTGGAAGATCTGCCAAGCGCCTCAGTAG
- a CDS encoding adenylosuccinate synthase: protein MPAIVLIGAQWGDEGKGKATDLLGGRVQWVVRYQGGNNAGHTVVLPNGENFALHLIPSGILTPGVTNVIGNGVVVDPGVLLNELKGLEDRAVDTSRLLISADAHLLMPYHVAIDKVTERYMGSKKIGTTGRGIGPCYQDKIARIGIRVSDVLDPDSLTQKIDAALEFKNQVLVKIYNRKALDPHEVRDALLEQAEGFKHRIADARLLLNDALDDGEIVLLEGSQGTLLDVDHGTYPFVTSSNPTAGGAAVGSGIGPTRITTVLGILKAYTTRVGSGPFPTELFDEFGAYLSKTGGEVGVTTGRARRCGWFDAVIARYATRVNGITDYFLTKLDVLSSLETVPVCVGYTVNGKRTDEMPMTQSDIAVAQPVYEELPGWWEDISQARSFEDLPAKARDYVLRLEELAGAHVSCIGVGPGREQTIVRRDILART, encoded by the coding sequence ATGCCGGCAATCGTCCTCATCGGCGCCCAGTGGGGCGACGAGGGCAAGGGAAAGGCCACCGACCTACTCGGTGGTCGCGTCCAATGGGTGGTTCGCTACCAGGGTGGGAACAACGCCGGGCACACCGTCGTCCTCCCCAACGGTGAGAACTTCGCCCTCCACCTGATCCCGTCGGGCATCCTGACGCCCGGGGTCACCAACGTCATCGGCAACGGCGTCGTCGTGGATCCCGGCGTGTTGCTGAACGAGCTCAAGGGTCTCGAAGACCGGGCCGTGGACACCTCGCGCCTGTTGATCTCCGCCGACGCGCACCTGCTGATGCCGTACCACGTGGCGATCGACAAGGTGACCGAGCGCTACATGGGCAGCAAGAAGATCGGCACGACTGGTCGAGGCATCGGGCCCTGCTATCAGGACAAGATCGCGCGCATCGGCATTCGCGTCTCCGACGTGCTGGACCCGGACTCCCTGACGCAGAAGATCGACGCCGCACTGGAATTCAAGAACCAGGTGCTCGTCAAGATCTACAACCGCAAGGCGCTCGACCCGCACGAGGTTCGCGATGCGCTGCTCGAGCAGGCCGAGGGCTTCAAGCACCGCATCGCCGATGCCCGGCTGCTGCTGAACGACGCGCTCGACGACGGGGAGATCGTGCTGCTGGAGGGCTCGCAGGGCACGCTCCTCGACGTGGACCACGGCACCTATCCGTTCGTGACGTCGTCGAATCCGACGGCGGGCGGTGCGGCCGTCGGCTCGGGCATCGGGCCGACCAGGATCACGACCGTGCTGGGAATCCTCAAGGCGTACACCACGCGCGTGGGCTCGGGCCCCTTCCCGACCGAACTGTTCGACGAGTTCGGCGCGTACCTGTCCAAGACCGGTGGCGAAGTCGGCGTCACCACCGGGCGGGCCAGGCGTTGCGGCTGGTTCGACGCCGTGATCGCCCGCTACGCCACCCGCGTCAACGGGATCACCGACTACTTCCTGACCAAGCTCGACGTGCTGTCGAGCCTCGAGACCGTGCCGGTGTGCGTCGGGTACACGGTGAACGGCAAGCGGACCGACGAGATGCCGATGACCCAGAGTGACATCGCCGTCGCGCAGCCCGTCTACGAGGAACTGCCCGGCTGGTGGGAGGACATCTCCCAGGCGCGCAGTTTCGAGGATCTGCCCGCGAAGGCACGTGACTACGTGCTGCGGCTCGAAGAGCTTGCCGGCGCCCATGTTTCGTGCATCGGCGTGGGTCCCGGCCGCGAGCAGACCATCGTGCGCCGCGACATCCTGGCGCGCACGTGA
- a CDS encoding site-2 protease family protein, with translation MSIRPLRQSVRPSPIFLAIVAITAVGAVVAWLAEFDRTPMAYVGVFVFVVFGWLVSLCLHEFGHAYTAWRYGDRDVEIRGYLTLNPLKYSNPLLSLGIPILFIALGGIGLPGGAVYLRTWSMTKRQRTTVSLAGPFANVVLAIVLLTITAAFWTPEHLVFWGGVAFLGFLQVTAVLLNLLPIPGLDGYGALEPHLKPETQRQLAPAKQWGFLILFVLLMAPVLNGWFFGLVAGIVDLFGVPGGLWPLGGQLTRFWSAWF, from the coding sequence GTGAGCATCCGTCCGCTGCGCCAGTCGGTGCGCCCGAGTCCGATCTTCCTGGCGATCGTGGCGATCACGGCCGTCGGCGCGGTGGTGGCGTGGCTGGCCGAGTTCGACCGCACGCCCATGGCGTACGTCGGAGTGTTCGTCTTCGTCGTGTTCGGTTGGCTGGTGTCGCTGTGTCTGCACGAGTTCGGGCACGCCTACACGGCGTGGCGTTACGGTGACCGCGACGTCGAGATTCGCGGCTATCTGACGCTCAACCCGCTGAAGTACTCGAATCCGCTTCTGTCCCTTGGCATTCCCATACTCTTCATCGCTCTCGGCGGTATCGGACTGCCCGGCGGGGCGGTCTACCTGCGCACCTGGTCGATGACCAAGCGGCAGCGCACCACCGTCAGCCTCGCGGGCCCGTTCGCCAACGTGGTACTCGCGATCGTGCTGCTGACGATTACCGCCGCGTTCTGGACCCCCGAGCATCTGGTGTTCTGGGGCGGCGTGGCCTTCCTCGGCTTCCTCCAGGTGACGGCGGTGCTGCTCAACCTGCTGCCCATCCCCGGGCTGGACGGTTACGGCGCCCTGGAACCGCACCTGAAGCCGGAGACGCAGCGTCAGCTGGCCCCCGCCAAGCAGTGGGGTTTCCTCATCCTGTTCGTGCTGTTGATGGCCCCGGTGCTCAACGGGTGGTTCTTCGGACTGGTCGCCGGAATCGTCGATCTGTTCGGCGTTCCCGGCGGGCTGTGGCCACTGGGCGGTCAGCTGACGCGATTCTGGTCCGCCTGGTTCTGA
- a CDS encoding peptidase M50, with protein MQVNPDVVVLRFGGRTPRSLAPLPVVDVTAPTDVDAAADARRLIVLGTSADLAVVLARLVRIDRLDVEVALVQRRWAAGRARTAPARRVPLIRDETGAVLVRAAYWLPPEAARTVAGEAVVDDTVLFDGEVPGVRIEPTSSPPGLRARVLAGRLSPRRWVTGRAAQLGTTGVLVVRDGVRAARPARRSTFYRHTTGWLRVR; from the coding sequence ATGCAGGTGAATCCAGACGTCGTGGTGCTGCGCTTCGGCGGGCGCACGCCCCGGTCGCTGGCGCCGCTGCCGGTCGTCGACGTCACCGCACCGACCGACGTCGATGCCGCGGCCGACGCCCGACGCTTGATCGTGCTGGGGACGTCCGCAGACTTGGCGGTGGTGCTGGCCAGGCTGGTGCGCATCGACCGACTCGACGTCGAAGTGGCCCTAGTGCAGCGCCGATGGGCCGCCGGGCGGGCCCGCACCGCGCCCGCGCGGCGGGTTCCGTTGATCCGCGACGAAACCGGCGCGGTGCTCGTCCGCGCCGCCTACTGGCTGCCCCCCGAGGCGGCGCGCACCGTTGCGGGCGAGGCCGTGGTCGACGACACCGTGCTCTTCGATGGCGAGGTGCCGGGTGTGCGGATAGAGCCGACATCCTCTCCGCCGGGGCTGCGGGCCCGCGTGCTCGCCGGTCGGCTGTCGCCACGGCGCTGGGTGACGGGCCGCGCGGCACAGCTCGGCACGACGGGTGTGCTGGTGGTCCGCGACGGTGTGCGGGCGGCGCGCCCAGCGCGGCGGTCGACCTTCTACCGGCACACCACCGGCTGGCTTCGGGTCCGATGA
- the fbaA gene encoding class II fructose-bisphosphate aldolase, with protein MPIATPEVYAEMLGRAKEHSFAFPAINCVGSESVNAAIKGFADAGSDGIIQFSTGGAEFASGLGLKNMVTGAVALAEFAHVIAAKYDITVALHTDHCPKDKLDGLVRPLLAISAERVAKGQNPLFQSHMWDGSAVPIDENLEIGKELLKLAAEAKIILEVEIGVVGGEEDGVEAEINDKLYTTAADFEKTIDALGAGEHGRYLLAATFGNVHGVYKPGNVKLKPEVLKEGQEVAAAKLGLAAGSKPFDFVFHGGSGSLKSEIEDSLNYGVVKMNVDTDTQYAFTRPLAGHMFANYDGVLKIDGEVGNKKVYDPRSYLKKAEASMTERVIEACNDLHSSGRSVTGS; from the coding sequence ATGCCCATCGCTACTCCCGAGGTCTACGCCGAGATGTTGGGCCGTGCCAAGGAGCACTCCTTCGCGTTCCCGGCCATCAACTGCGTCGGTTCGGAGTCGGTGAACGCCGCGATCAAGGGCTTCGCGGACGCAGGTAGTGACGGCATCATCCAGTTCTCCACCGGTGGCGCCGAATTCGCTTCGGGGCTGGGCCTGAAGAACATGGTCACCGGTGCGGTCGCGCTCGCCGAGTTCGCCCACGTGATCGCCGCCAAGTACGACATCACCGTGGCCCTGCACACCGACCACTGTCCCAAGGACAAGCTGGACGGCCTGGTGCGTCCACTGCTGGCGATCTCGGCCGAGCGCGTCGCGAAGGGGCAGAACCCGCTGTTCCAGTCGCACATGTGGGACGGGTCGGCGGTGCCGATCGACGAGAACCTCGAGATCGGCAAGGAACTGCTGAAGCTGGCCGCCGAGGCGAAGATCATCCTCGAGGTGGAGATCGGCGTCGTCGGCGGCGAGGAGGACGGTGTCGAGGCCGAGATCAACGACAAGCTCTACACCACGGCCGCCGACTTCGAGAAGACCATCGACGCCCTCGGCGCGGGCGAGCACGGCAGGTATCTACTTGCCGCGACCTTCGGCAACGTTCACGGCGTCTACAAGCCGGGCAACGTCAAGCTCAAGCCGGAGGTCCTCAAGGAGGGCCAGGAGGTCGCCGCCGCCAAGCTGGGCCTGGCGGCCGGGAGCAAGCCCTTCGACTTCGTGTTCCATGGCGGGTCGGGCTCGCTGAAGTCCGAGATCGAGGATTCGCTCAACTACGGCGTGGTGAAGATGAACGTCGACACCGACACGCAGTACGCCTTCACCCGGCCACTGGCCGGCCACATGTTCGCCAACTACGACGGGGTGCTGAAGATCGACGGCGAGGTCGGCAACAAGAAGGTGTACGACCCGCGTAGCTATCTGAAGAAGGCGGAGGCGTCGATGACCGAACGCGTCATCGAGGCCTGCAACGACCTGCACAGCAGCGGCCGCAGCGTCACCGGCAGCTAG
- a CDS encoding DUF3151 domain-containing protein, whose product MTHMGDLLGPDPVRLPGDTEAEAELAAGENPAIVAAAHPSASVAWAELAEQALADDKAVTAYAYARTGYHRGLDQLRRNGWKGFGPVPYAHQPNRGFLRCVAALAHAADTIGETDEFQRCLDLLDDCDRTARGELGLA is encoded by the coding sequence ATGACTCACATGGGCGATCTGCTGGGGCCTGATCCGGTCCGGCTTCCAGGCGACACCGAGGCCGAGGCCGAACTGGCCGCAGGCGAGAATCCGGCGATCGTCGCCGCCGCTCATCCGTCGGCCTCGGTGGCGTGGGCGGAGCTGGCCGAGCAGGCCCTCGCCGACGACAAGGCGGTCACGGCGTACGCGTACGCACGGACCGGGTACCACCGCGGCCTGGATCAGCTGCGCCGTAACGGCTGGAAGGGTTTCGGGCCCGTGCCCTACGCCCACCAGCCCAACCGCGGCTTCCTGCGCTGCGTGGCAGCGCTGGCCCACGCCGCCGACACGATCGGTGAGACGGACGAGTTTCAGCGGTGCCTCGATCTGCTCGACGACTGCGATCGCACCGCACGCGGAGAACTCGGCCTCGCCTAG